The Georgenia faecalis genome includes a window with the following:
- a CDS encoding SufE family protein encodes MTDAREDLPAGFAEIVDDFTAVSTPDRLQLLLEFSRDLPDLPARYTEHPELLEPVPECQSPIFLRTEVEGTGEDAPVHLYFSAPQEAPTTRGFAGILHAGLDGLPAREVLAVPGDVYNRLGLAGAVSPLRLRGMAAMLGRIKRQVREALAEPS; translated from the coding sequence ATGACCGACGCGCGAGAGGACCTGCCGGCGGGCTTCGCCGAGATCGTCGACGACTTCACCGCGGTCTCCACCCCGGACCGCCTCCAGCTGCTGCTGGAGTTCAGCCGGGACCTGCCGGACCTGCCGGCGCGCTACACCGAGCACCCCGAGCTCCTCGAGCCGGTGCCCGAGTGCCAGTCCCCGATCTTCCTCCGCACGGAGGTGGAGGGGACGGGCGAGGACGCGCCCGTGCACCTGTACTTCTCGGCGCCCCAGGAGGCGCCGACCACCCGGGGGTTCGCCGGGATCCTGCACGCCGGGCTCGACGGCCTGCCCGCGCGTGAGGTGCTGGCCGTCCCCGGGGACGTTTACAACCGGCTGGGCCTCGCCGGCGCGGTGAGCCCGCTGCGGCTGCGGGGGATGGCCGCCATGCTCGGGCGGATCAAGCGGCAGGTCCGCGAGGCGCTCGCCGAGCCGTCCTGA
- a CDS encoding zinc-dependent alcohol dehydrogenase: MRAMVYRGPYRVRVEEKDVPPIEHPNDAIVRVTAAAICGSDLHLYHGLMPDTRVGMTFGHEFIGVVEEVGSSVQNLKRGDRVMVPFNIFCGSCYFCTRGLYANCHNVNPNATAVGGIYGYSHTAGGYDGGQAEFVRVPFADVGPTIIPDWMSDEDAVMLTDALPTGYFGAQLGEIAEGDTVVVFGAGPIGLYAAKSSWLMGAGRVIVIDHLEYRLEKARTFAHAETYNFTEYDDIVVHLKKITDHLGADVAIDAVGAEADGNLLQHVTATKLKLQGGSPIALNWAIDSVRKAGTISVMGAYGPMFSAVKFGDAMNKGLTLRMNQCHVKRQWPRLFEHIQAGYLNPSDIVTHRIPLEHIAEGYHLFSAKLDECIKPIIIPTAS; the protein is encoded by the coding sequence ATGCGAGCAATGGTGTACCGCGGGCCCTACCGGGTCCGCGTGGAGGAGAAGGACGTCCCCCCGATCGAGCACCCGAACGACGCCATCGTCCGGGTCACCGCCGCCGCGATCTGCGGCTCGGACCTGCACCTGTACCACGGGCTCATGCCGGACACCCGGGTGGGCATGACCTTCGGCCACGAGTTCATCGGCGTGGTCGAGGAGGTCGGGTCCTCGGTGCAGAACCTCAAGCGCGGCGACCGGGTGATGGTGCCCTTCAACATCTTCTGCGGCTCCTGCTACTTCTGCACCCGGGGCCTGTACGCCAACTGCCACAACGTCAACCCCAACGCGACCGCCGTCGGCGGCATCTACGGCTACTCGCACACCGCGGGCGGGTACGACGGCGGCCAGGCGGAGTTCGTCCGCGTCCCGTTCGCCGACGTCGGCCCCACGATCATCCCCGACTGGATGAGCGACGAGGACGCCGTCATGCTCACCGACGCGCTGCCCACCGGGTACTTCGGGGCGCAGCTCGGGGAGATCGCCGAGGGGGACACGGTGGTCGTCTTCGGCGCCGGCCCGATCGGCCTGTACGCGGCGAAGTCGTCGTGGCTCATGGGTGCCGGGCGGGTCATCGTCATCGACCACCTGGAGTACCGGCTCGAGAAGGCGCGGACGTTCGCCCACGCCGAGACGTACAACTTCACCGAGTACGACGACATCGTCGTCCACCTCAAGAAGATCACCGACCACCTCGGGGCGGACGTCGCCATCGATGCCGTGGGCGCCGAGGCGGACGGCAACCTCCTCCAGCACGTCACGGCCACCAAGCTCAAGCTCCAGGGCGGGTCCCCGATCGCCCTCAACTGGGCGATCGACTCGGTCCGCAAGGCGGGGACGATCTCGGTCATGGGGGCCTACGGTCCGATGTTCAGCGCCGTGAAGTTCGGTGACGCCATGAACAAGGGCCTCACGCTGCGGATGAACCAGTGCCACGTCAAGCGCCAGTGGCCGCGGCTCTTCGAGCACATCCAGGCGGGCTACCTCAACCCGAGCGACATCGTCACGCACCGGATCCCGCTCGAGCACATCGCCGAGGGCTACCACCTGTTCTCGGCGAAGCTCGACGAGTGCATCAAGCCGATCATCATCCCGACCGCGAGCTGA
- a CDS encoding sulfurtransferase yields the protein MALPFDDDPKFAAYAHPERLVSTQWLADHLGEPGLVVAESDEDVLLYEVGHIPGAVKIDWHLDLNDPVTRDYVDGEAFAALMAAKGITRETTVVLYGDKNNWWAAYAMWVFTLFGHPDVRLLDGGRAKWQAEGREMTTQAPSPAPAEYPVVDRDDTSVRAYREDVLAFLGGQMVDVRSLPEYTGERTHMPDYPEESSLRGGHIPGARSVPWARAANDDGTFRSREELAEIYERETGLDPEEPVIAYCRIGERSSHTWFVLAHLLGFEQVRNYDGSWTEWGNAVRVPIAVGPEPGEVPQR from the coding sequence GTGGCTCTGCCCTTTGACGACGACCCCAAGTTCGCCGCCTACGCCCACCCCGAGCGGCTGGTGAGCACGCAGTGGCTGGCGGACCACCTGGGCGAGCCCGGCCTCGTCGTCGCCGAGAGCGACGAGGACGTCCTCCTCTACGAGGTCGGCCACATCCCGGGCGCGGTGAAGATCGACTGGCACCTCGACCTCAACGACCCCGTGACGCGGGACTACGTCGACGGCGAGGCCTTCGCGGCGCTCATGGCGGCGAAGGGGATCACGCGCGAGACCACGGTCGTGCTCTACGGCGACAAGAACAACTGGTGGGCCGCCTACGCGATGTGGGTCTTCACCCTCTTCGGCCACCCCGACGTCCGTCTCCTCGACGGCGGCCGCGCGAAGTGGCAGGCGGAGGGCCGGGAGATGACGACCCAGGCGCCGTCGCCGGCCCCCGCCGAGTACCCCGTCGTGGACCGCGACGACACCTCGGTGCGTGCCTACCGCGAGGACGTCCTCGCCTTCCTCGGCGGCCAGATGGTCGACGTCCGCTCCCTGCCGGAGTACACCGGTGAGCGCACCCACATGCCCGACTATCCGGAGGAGAGCAGCCTGCGGGGCGGCCACATCCCGGGCGCGCGGTCGGTGCCCTGGGCGCGGGCGGCCAACGACGACGGCACGTTCAGGTCCCGCGAGGAGCTGGCGGAGATCTACGAGCGCGAGACCGGCCTCGACCCTGAGGAGCCGGTCATCGCCTACTGCCGCATCGGCGAGCGGTCGAGCCACACGTGGTTCGTCCTCGCCCACCTCCTCGGGTTCGAGCAGGTCCGCAACTACGACGGGTCGTGGACGGAGTGGGGCAACGCCGTGCGCGTGCCCATCGCCGTCGGCCCGGAGCCGGGGGAGGTGCCCCAGCGATGA
- a CDS encoding ZIP family metal transporter yields the protein MRESLLFGALASSALIIGAVVGARFTLPKRLLAVLLSFAAGSLITALAFELFEDAYEHGGLGRAIIGLLAGAIVFTTLSALLDRWAQPGRGAVPADDHEGSAKLDTDAAATAEAPSSASVSGGAGLALLAAVTLDGVPENVALGVSLGQGTGGIALLAAIFVSNLPESLVGASSMRAQGRSLRYILGLWGACAVLLVLAVVVGAGPLSGSDPATISLPLAFAAGAVIASLADTLMPEAYEHGGPAVALSTAAGFVLSFALSLQ from the coding sequence GTGCGTGAGTCACTCCTGTTCGGCGCGCTCGCCTCGAGCGCCCTCATCATCGGGGCCGTCGTCGGTGCGCGGTTCACCCTGCCCAAGCGCCTGCTGGCCGTGCTCCTGTCCTTCGCCGCTGGCTCGCTCATCACGGCGCTCGCCTTCGAGCTCTTCGAGGACGCCTACGAGCACGGCGGGCTCGGGCGGGCGATCATCGGGCTGCTCGCCGGCGCGATCGTCTTCACGACGCTCAGCGCCCTCCTCGACCGCTGGGCCCAGCCCGGCCGCGGCGCGGTGCCGGCCGACGACCACGAGGGCAGCGCCAAGCTCGACACGGACGCCGCGGCGACGGCCGAGGCCCCGAGCTCGGCCTCGGTCAGCGGCGGCGCGGGCCTGGCGCTGCTCGCGGCGGTGACCCTCGACGGCGTGCCGGAGAACGTCGCCCTCGGCGTCTCCCTGGGCCAGGGCACCGGCGGTATCGCCCTGCTCGCGGCGATCTTCGTCTCCAACCTCCCCGAGTCGCTCGTCGGCGCGTCCTCGATGCGCGCCCAGGGCCGCTCGCTGCGCTACATCCTCGGGCTGTGGGGTGCGTGCGCGGTCCTGCTCGTGCTCGCCGTCGTCGTGGGCGCCGGCCCGCTCTCGGGCAGCGACCCGGCCACCATCTCCCTCCCGCTCGCCTTCGCGGCCGGGGCGGTCATCGCCTCCCTCGCCGACACCCTCATGCCCGAGGCGTACGAGCACGGCGGGCCGGCCGTCGCGCTGAGCACGGCTGCCGGGTTCGTCCTCTCCTTCGCCCTCTCGCTCCAGTAG
- a CDS encoding AMIN-like domain-containing (lipo)protein has translation MRNLINALVVAALPLALVACTADEGGTEPDPRATGESAAPAGPSSAAPSEPAGAVPTATDDEPSPPVGTPDFGVEPQRNAEFPAPSLAGEDLYAAGVRVAAHQGYDRLVIDFAGAGTPAWAVEYVDAATVPEGEEVIDVGGEHTLRITMQDVSSPENHGQDDLSGPLPVGDAQLVRDVFSTGSFETVKTVYVGVDEEVPFRTFTLTDPSRLVVDVAVPQ, from the coding sequence ATGCGGAACCTGATCAACGCGCTCGTCGTCGCAGCGCTCCCGCTCGCCCTGGTGGCATGCACCGCTGACGAGGGCGGCACGGAACCTGATCCACGCGCGACGGGTGAGTCCGCGGCACCGGCCGGACCCTCGTCCGCTGCGCCGTCCGAGCCGGCCGGTGCGGTCCCCACCGCGACGGACGACGAGCCATCGCCGCCGGTCGGCACCCCCGACTTCGGCGTGGAGCCGCAGCGCAACGCGGAGTTCCCCGCACCGTCGCTGGCCGGTGAGGATCTTTACGCCGCCGGCGTGCGCGTCGCTGCGCACCAGGGCTACGACCGCCTCGTCATCGACTTCGCCGGAGCGGGCACTCCGGCATGGGCGGTCGAGTACGTCGATGCGGCCACGGTGCCCGAGGGCGAGGAGGTGATCGACGTCGGCGGCGAGCACACGCTGCGGATCACCATGCAGGACGTCTCCTCGCCCGAGAACCACGGCCAGGACGACCTCTCCGGACCGCTTCCGGTCGGCGACGCGCAGCTGGTGAGGGACGTCTTCTCCACCGGTTCCTTCGAGACGGTGAAGACCGTCTACGTCGGCGTCGACGAGGAGGTCCCCTTCCGGACGTTCACCCTCACCGACCCCAGCCGCCTCGTCGTCGACGTCGCCGTCCCCCAGTGA
- the thiD gene encoding bifunctional hydroxymethylpyrimidine kinase/phosphomethylpyrimidine kinase, which produces MVHLAYVIAGSEATGGAGIQADFRTFQQLDVYGLGAITCIVSFDPGNDWGHRFVPVAPEVIADQIEAATSCHDLDVVKLGMLGTPATIDVVAESLARQPWRHVVLDPVLICKGQEPGAALDTDNALREKILPLATVVTPNLFEATTLSGMDSITSVDELIEAARRIAALGPRYVLAKGGVELPGDDAVDVLVDGENVTIFSEPKVGNERVSGAGCTLAAAVTAELAKGTDVRDAVAVAKSLVTEGIKARVPSHAPFDSVWQGA; this is translated from the coding sequence GTGGTCCACCTCGCCTACGTCATCGCCGGCTCCGAGGCAACCGGCGGAGCCGGTATCCAGGCCGACTTCCGCACGTTCCAGCAGCTCGACGTCTACGGCCTCGGGGCGATCACGTGCATCGTCTCGTTCGACCCGGGCAACGACTGGGGGCACCGCTTCGTCCCGGTCGCTCCCGAGGTCATCGCCGACCAGATCGAGGCCGCCACCTCCTGCCACGACCTCGATGTCGTCAAGCTCGGCATGCTCGGCACGCCCGCGACGATCGACGTCGTCGCCGAGAGCCTGGCGCGCCAGCCGTGGCGCCACGTCGTCCTCGACCCCGTCCTCATCTGCAAGGGCCAGGAACCGGGCGCCGCACTCGACACCGACAACGCCCTGCGCGAGAAGATCCTCCCGCTGGCCACCGTGGTGACGCCCAACCTCTTCGAGGCGACAACGCTCTCCGGGATGGACTCCATCACCTCCGTCGACGAGCTCATCGAGGCGGCGCGCCGGATCGCCGCCCTCGGCCCCCGCTACGTCCTCGCCAAGGGCGGCGTCGAGCTGCCCGGTGACGACGCCGTCGACGTCCTCGTCGACGGCGAGAACGTGACGATCTTCTCCGAGCCCAAGGTCGGCAACGAGCGGGTCTCGGGCGCGGGCTGCACCCTCGCCGCTGCCGTCACCGCCGAGCTCGCCAAGGGCACCGACGTGCGCGACGCCGTCGCCGTGGCGAAGAGCCTCGTCACCGAGGGCATCAAGGCGCGGGTGCCCTCCCACGCCCCGTTCGACTCCGTCTGGCAGGGCGCCTGA
- a CDS encoding DUF6157 family protein, producing MRTTNYTNTLIQVADDCPAASGQAPPASTPGTVAALQYALIAEHPYAYTSDDVLFEVYALRRGIDDAAKPAEREAFFAKDQPCLRSSPLGKRYGWGIHHDEQGRIALVAVGSSEYDALASDPSLTRVKAMRSRRA from the coding sequence GTGAGGACGACGAACTACACCAACACCCTCATCCAGGTCGCGGACGACTGCCCGGCCGCCAGCGGCCAGGCTCCCCCGGCGAGCACGCCGGGCACCGTCGCCGCGTTGCAGTACGCCCTCATCGCGGAGCACCCCTACGCCTACACCTCTGACGACGTCCTGTTCGAGGTCTACGCGCTCCGCCGCGGGATCGACGACGCCGCGAAGCCCGCCGAGCGCGAGGCGTTCTTCGCCAAGGACCAGCCGTGCCTGCGGTCCTCCCCGTTGGGCAAGCGCTACGGGTGGGGCATCCACCACGACGAGCAGGGCCGCATCGCCCTGGTCGCGGTGGGGTCGAGCGAGTACGACGCCCTCGCGAGCGACCCCTCGCTCACGCGGGTCAAGGCGATGCGCTCGCGGCGCGCGTGA
- a CDS encoding acyl-CoA thioesterase: protein MAEPEDINFRTRKWIRPEDLNANGTLFGGSLLRWIDEEAAIYVTIQLGNERVVTKYMSEINFLSSAEQGDIIEMGLVATKFGRTSLTMRAEVRNLLTRQSILTIDTIVFVNLDAEGKPAPHGHTEITYERNRIPERLRALT from the coding sequence ATGGCAGAGCCCGAGGACATCAACTTCCGCACCCGCAAGTGGATCCGCCCGGAGGACCTCAACGCCAACGGCACGCTGTTCGGCGGCAGCCTGCTCCGCTGGATCGACGAGGAGGCCGCGATCTACGTGACGATCCAGCTCGGCAACGAGCGGGTCGTCACCAAGTACATGTCCGAGATCAACTTCCTCAGCTCGGCCGAGCAGGGCGACATCATCGAGATGGGCCTGGTGGCCACCAAGTTCGGCCGCACGTCGCTCACCATGCGCGCGGAGGTGCGCAACCTGCTCACCCGCCAGAGCATCCTCACCATCGACACCATCGTCTTCGTCAACCTCGACGCCGAGGGCAAGCCGGCGCCGCACGGGCACACCGAGATCACCTACGAGCGGAACCGCATCCCCGAGCGGCTGCGCGCCCTGACGTAG
- a CDS encoding heavy metal translocating P-type ATPase — translation MTAPHPHEPTTRGAVTHGHEMDHAGHTGHEMDHAGHEMGHAGHGGHEMDHAGHGGHDHVAMFRRLFWIMLVLAVPTVLLSGMFADLVGYRLPDVPGLTWVSPALGTVIYAWGGRPFLTGAVGELRSRRPGMMLLIGMAITVAFVASLGASLGVFSHELDFWWELALLVVIMLLGHWLEMRSLAQTSSALDSLAALLPDQAEKVDGERTVTVAPADLRLGDVVVVRPGGRIPADGEVVEGGADVDESMITGESRPVPRRVGDAVVAGTVATDGALRLRVTAVGEDTALAGIERLVAQAQSSSTRAQLLADKAAGWLFWYALVAAAVTAVVSAAVGAPQDALVRAVTVLVIACPHALGLAIPLVVSIATERAARGGVLVKDRAALERMRTIDTVLVDKTGTLTRGEPALRQVLPVGRPEGELLALAAAAEADSEHPLARAVVAGARQRGLALPRAADFRSATAVGVSATVEGRTVEVGGPALLPEHGMGPLPETREWSARGATVLHVLVDGEVAGAVALADEVRPESRQAVDALHRRGIHVAMITGDAEPVARAVAEDLGITQVFAQVRPEHKSEKVAALQREGRRVAMVGDGVNDAPALAQADVGIAIGAGTDVAIASAGVILASDDPRSVLSVIELSRAVYRKMTQNLWWAAGYNIAAVPLAAGVLAPVGFVLPMAVGAILMSASTVVVAANAQLLRRLDLRPEAGVAPVAVLTRAASASP, via the coding sequence ATGACCGCACCACACCCGCACGAGCCGACAACGCGCGGCGCCGTCACCCACGGGCACGAGATGGACCATGCCGGGCATACCGGGCACGAGATGGACCACGCCGGGCACGAAATGGGCCACGCCGGGCACGGCGGGCACGAGATGGACCACGCCGGCCACGGCGGGCACGACCACGTGGCGATGTTCCGGCGGCTCTTCTGGATCATGCTCGTCCTCGCGGTGCCCACGGTCCTGCTCAGCGGGATGTTCGCCGACCTCGTGGGCTATCGCCTGCCCGACGTCCCCGGCCTGACGTGGGTCTCGCCCGCGCTCGGCACGGTCATCTACGCGTGGGGCGGGCGGCCCTTCCTCACCGGCGCCGTCGGTGAGCTCCGCTCCCGCCGGCCCGGGATGATGCTGCTCATCGGCATGGCGATCACCGTCGCCTTCGTCGCCTCCCTCGGGGCGAGCCTCGGGGTCTTCTCCCACGAGCTCGACTTCTGGTGGGAGCTGGCGCTCCTCGTCGTCATCATGCTCCTCGGCCACTGGCTCGAGATGCGCTCCCTCGCCCAGACCTCCTCCGCCCTGGACTCCCTCGCGGCGCTGCTGCCCGACCAGGCCGAGAAGGTCGACGGCGAGCGCACCGTCACCGTCGCCCCCGCCGACCTGCGGCTGGGGGACGTCGTCGTCGTCCGACCTGGCGGCCGCATCCCCGCCGACGGCGAGGTCGTCGAGGGGGGTGCCGACGTCGACGAGTCCATGATCACCGGTGAGTCCCGGCCCGTCCCGCGCCGGGTGGGTGACGCGGTGGTGGCCGGGACCGTCGCCACCGACGGCGCCCTGCGCCTGCGGGTGACCGCGGTCGGCGAGGACACCGCCCTGGCCGGCATCGAGCGCCTGGTCGCGCAGGCGCAGTCCTCCTCGACGCGCGCCCAGCTGCTCGCGGACAAGGCCGCGGGCTGGCTGTTCTGGTACGCCCTGGTCGCGGCCGCCGTCACGGCGGTGGTGTCGGCCGCCGTGGGCGCGCCCCAGGACGCCCTGGTCCGCGCCGTCACCGTGCTCGTCATCGCCTGCCCCCACGCCCTGGGCCTGGCCATCCCGCTCGTGGTGTCCATCGCCACCGAGCGCGCGGCCCGCGGCGGTGTCCTCGTCAAGGACCGCGCCGCCCTCGAGCGGATGCGCACCATCGACACGGTGCTCGTCGACAAGACCGGGACGCTCACCCGTGGCGAGCCCGCCCTGCGCCAGGTGCTCCCGGTCGGGCGCCCCGAGGGTGAGCTCCTCGCCCTGGCGGCCGCGGCCGAGGCGGACAGCGAGCACCCGCTCGCGCGGGCCGTCGTCGCCGGCGCCCGCCAGCGCGGCCTCGCCCTCCCCCGGGCGGCCGACTTCCGCTCCGCGACCGCCGTCGGGGTCAGCGCGACCGTCGAGGGCCGCACGGTGGAGGTGGGCGGCCCCGCGCTGCTCCCCGAGCACGGCATGGGGCCGCTCCCCGAGACCCGGGAGTGGTCCGCCCGCGGCGCCACCGTCCTCCACGTCCTCGTCGACGGCGAGGTGGCGGGCGCCGTCGCGCTCGCCGACGAGGTCCGGCCCGAGTCCCGGCAGGCGGTCGACGCCCTGCACCGGCGCGGCATCCACGTCGCGATGATCACCGGCGACGCCGAACCGGTCGCCCGCGCGGTCGCCGAAGACCTGGGCATCACCCAGGTCTTCGCGCAGGTCCGCCCGGAGCACAAGAGCGAGAAGGTCGCCGCCCTCCAGCGCGAGGGCCGCAGGGTCGCCATGGTGGGCGACGGCGTCAACGACGCCCCCGCGCTGGCCCAGGCCGACGTGGGCATCGCCATCGGCGCCGGCACCGACGTCGCCATCGCCTCCGCCGGCGTCATCCTCGCCTCCGACGACCCGCGCTCCGTCCTCTCGGTCATCGAGCTCTCGCGCGCGGTCTACCGCAAGATGACGCAGAACCTGTGGTGGGCGGCGGGCTACAACATCGCCGCCGTCCCGCTCGCCGCCGGCGTCCTCGCTCCCGTGGGCTTCGTCCTGCCCATGGCCGTGGGCGCGATCCTCATGTCCGCCTCCACCGTCGTCGTCGCGGCCAACGCCCAGCTCCTGCGCCGCCTCGACCTGCGCCCCGAGGCGGGCGTGGCCCCCGTCGCCGTCCTCACGCGCGCCGCGAGCGCATCGCCTTGA
- a CDS encoding bleomycin resistance protein encodes MAERAVPILPSPDLAKTLAFYTRLGFENRGAPHEEWDYLIVGRGDVVLHFITVPDVDPLATAGSCYVYVDDADVVHEQWRRAGVEADPATGSRLEQPTDTSYGMREFALVDASGNLVRVGSPLPGWTVP; translated from the coding sequence ATGGCCGAGCGCGCGGTGCCCATCCTGCCCAGCCCGGACCTGGCCAAGACGCTGGCGTTCTACACGCGCCTGGGCTTCGAGAACCGCGGGGCGCCGCACGAGGAGTGGGACTACCTCATCGTGGGCCGCGGGGACGTCGTCCTCCACTTCATCACCGTGCCCGACGTCGACCCGCTCGCCACCGCCGGCAGCTGCTACGTCTACGTCGACGACGCGGACGTCGTCCACGAGCAGTGGCGGCGCGCCGGGGTCGAGGCGGACCCGGCCACCGGGAGCCGGCTCGAGCAGCCGACCGACACCTCGTACGGCATGCGGGAGTTCGCCCTGGTGGACGCCAGCGGCAACCTCGTCCGCGTCGGCTCGCCCCTGCCCGGGTGGACCGTCCCCTGA